GATTGTATACACTGCAAAAAAAGCTTCCCTACATTAAAAGTCCGTTCAAAATCGATTAAAATAGAACATACCGATACGGATTTCCAGCCGATTTATGCAGATCAGCATGTAAATGCTTTATATTATAATGTATTCGTCTGTCAGCATTGTGGATTTTCATTTACTGAAGACTTCAATAAATACTTTGCGCCTGGCGTAAAAGAACAACTCGATGCTCAAATTTGTAATAAATGGGTACCCCATAATTTTAAAACCGAACGTAGTATATTCGATGCAATCCAAGCGTATAAATTAGCATTTTTATGTGCAACGATAAAAAAAGAAAAGTATGTCATCACTTCTGGTTTGGCACTACGTCTTGCATGGTTATATCGTTCATTAAACAATGAGGGCCAAGAAAAACGTTTCTTAAAAATTGCACGCGATCATTACATGGAAACATTCTCAAATGGAGACTATTCAAGCACACAAATGTCTGATGTGCGTGTCATGTATATGATTGCCGAGCTCTCTCGTCGCTTAGAGGATTACGAAAACGCCACACGCTTCTTCTCACGCGTTATTGAGAGCCAACGTGTTGGTGGTGGTGAAGGTAAGCTTGTCGACATGGCAAAAGAGCAATGGGAGCTTGTACGCGAAGCCCGTGAACAACTAGCTAATTCATAAAATGTTATAAGAAAAGCGCATTCGCGCCCTTTTAGCTGCGACAAGTGTTGGAGGAAGGATCCTAGCGTGCTTGCCACGCGTAGAGCCTTTCGAAACGCCTCGAGCAGCTGGCGCGCATGCCTAGACGTAAAAAGAGCAGGAGAAATAATTCTCCTGCTCTTTAGTCATGTTTAATTAGAATACTTGCTCGACTTCAATAATACCTGGCACTTCTTCTAATAATGCACGTTCAATACCAGCTTTTAATGTGATTGTAGAACTTGGGCAGCTACCGCATGCACCTAATAAACGTAATTTTACGATACCGTCTTCAATGTCTACTAATTCACAGTCACCGCCGTCACGTAATAGGAACGGACGTAATTTATCTAAAACTTCTTGTACTTGTTGATATTGTTCTGTTTCTGTCATTTTACTCGACTCCCTTCACTAAAGTTATTATAATGTGAAGAAGTAAAAAAATCCATTATTGAATAACGAAAGGTTTGAATTTCTATGTCTACTAAAGCTCCAGTGATTGAAGTTTTCGGTGCAGATATTATGTGCGCCAGCTGTGTCAATGCTCCGTCCTCTAAGGATACATACGAATGGCTACAAGCAGCCATCTCGCGTAAATATCCAGATCAAGCCTTTTCGATTCGCTATATCGATATCGAAGGTGCTATTGAGAATGAACGCGACCAAGATTTTGCCAATCGTATTCAAGAAGATGAATTTTTCTATCCACTCGTATTAATTAACGATGAAGTGGTCGGTGAAGGCTATGTGCAAATCAAGCCCGTCTTTGCTGCACTTGAAAATGCTGGGTTCACTTCAATCGACGAATAAAAAGAACGTCCAAGCCTATCATACCCTGGCTTGGACGTTTTTATTACACATATTAGAACACTCGCATAACTGTCAACTTTTCACAAAATTGTTCCTAGTTCTCGTTTTGCTTTTTGTAATACCACATATAACCAGATTTCATTAAACGTGCGATACGGCCTGTTACGGTTGTATCTCCTAAATTTACGAAACCTTGTTTTTTACCTAAAGAGCCCATGAAGCCCTTCATTTTAATTTCAGAAAGTTTTTCAGGTAATGTTTCACCTTTCCAACGCATCTTTAATACTTTTACCACGCGCTCTGCTTGCTCTTCTGCTAATTGTGCAGTTGGTGGTAAGTGTGATGATGCACAGTCCCCGATAACATAAACATCCTCGTCCCCTACTACATGGTAGTGATCTGTGATAATTGGACGATTGAATTTATCTTTCTCTACGTCTAATTCACGTACGATTTGAACGGGCTGAACACCAGCTGTCCAAACGATTACATCTGCATCGATGATTTCGTCGTGGTTGTGCAGGTGACCTTCTTCAACACGTGTAATGTTTGAATTTGGAATAACTTCTACATTATTTTTTTCGAACCATTTTTTAATATATTCACTTAGCTTCTCTGGGAAGTCACGTAAAATACGGTTAGAGCGGTCAAATAATTTAATATTTAAATCTGAACGGCTTTCACGTAGCTCACTCGCAAGCTCGATGCCTGATAGACCCGCTCCGATGATTGCAACTGTTGCGCCTGGTGCTAAACCACAAACACGCTCAAATGTTTGACGTGCTTTCCCGATTGTTTGAATGCTCATTGTGAATTCATCTGCGCCCGGAACACCATGGTATTTATCAACACAGCCTAAACCAACAACAAGCTGATCGTAATCAAGTGCTGTATCATCTTCTAAATACACTTTTTTATCTTCGCGGTCGATACGAACGATTTCTCCATATACTCGTTTTAATCGATCATGCTCAGGAAAATCAACACGAACTTCTTTGTCTGTTGATGTACCTGCTGCAAGTGCGTAAAATTCTGTTTTGATGCTGTGGAAGGCTGTACGGTCCACTAATGTAACTTCTACATCTGCTGGTAAGTTCGGTAAAATACGTAATAACACACGCATATTCCCAAAGCCGCCGCCAAGTAATACTAATTTTTGCATAGCGCTTTTCCCTCTTATCTATAAGTAATGATGATTAATCAGACAAGATTTTCATTTAGCAAATATCCCGTCACTTGCTAAATGAAAATCGATTTTGTTCACAAAGTTTCCATAATCATTATAACGGTTTGTGATAAGTTTCACAATATATTAAAATGGATTTTGTGAAAAAATTCACATAGAGAAATTCGATCAATTTCATGAGAACTGATGTAAGTACGTAGCAATTGACGCACAGCAAAAAACAAAGTAGCATGGACAAGTAGTGAGGTGACAGGATGTTTAATATGGCCGAATTTTGTATTACCAATTTAGCAAACGGCGCACAAAAAACATATGAGGCGCTTGAAAAAGACCCTGATTTTGATGTGCTCGAATACGGCTGCATGAGCTATTGTACGAAATGTGCCAATGGTTTTATTGCGGTAGTAAACGGTGAGGTTATTGAAGCTGATACGCCTGACGAGTTAACAAAGGCGATTTATCAATATATCGAAGAAAATCCGATGTGGTAGCCACATCGGATTTTTGTTATTTATTTAACTCAAGTAAGTTCTCTACACAATACGTAGGTAGCTTTTCCTTTTGCTTCACAAGTTCAGTTGGTGTCACGCCCGTATTCACATGAATCGTATCGCAACCAAAGTTGATACCACATAAAATGTCGGTGTCGTAATTGTCACCAACCATGACCATTTCATTCTTAGTAAAGCCGTGCTCGTCCGCCACAATTTGTAGCATCACTGGTGATGGCTTCCCAACAAAAATCGGTTTCACGCCAGCCACGTTAGCTACTAGGTTTACAAATGAGCCATTCCCTGGTGCAAAACCATCTTCATACGGAAATTTAATATCCCCATTTGTGCCAATTAACTCTGCTCCATTTTGTACGTAGCTACTTGCCTTCGCTAGCTTCGCGTACGTCATGTCACGGTCTATGCCCATTACAAGAATGTCTGCTTGTTCATCGGTAATTGTTAATCCCTCTTCCACAAGGGCTGTACGAATCCCTTGCTCCCCGACTACATTCACACGTTTATCCTTACTCCTGCTCGCCACATATTTTGCTGTCGCGAGTGAGCTTGAATAAATATGTGTAAGTGGTGCCGTAATGCCTATGTCTTGAAGCATTTGCTGCAGTGTTTCGCGTGTTTTTGATGAGTTGTTCGTTAAATAAAATGGCTCCACGCCTTGCGCTTGTAGTTCATGAACAAACTGCGCAGCCGATTCAATCCCAGCTTTACCACGATAAATCGTACCATCTAAATCAAAGCAATACGCTTTATACATATTACTTATCCTCTGGTAAAAATGCTGAAACAGGACCTAACTCGTTTGTTAAGTAGTCATGTACTTTGCCTGAGAATTGTTTCAACGTTGGTAAGTTTTTCGTTAACACGTTTAAAATCTCATCATTATCTACAGCGATAAATTCGCGTACAATCATTTTACGTAAGCCTACTACTGCTTTTAAAGGTGCGTCCATTTCAGGTGTAATCACTTTTTCATCCACGAATATATCAATAATATCTTCATAGCTACCTGGGTCACGCATGATGAACCCGTCGATTACTAAGTTCCCTACATCCATCATGGCTTCCATCATGTTGTGACCAATGCGTTGTAATGCTAATGTATGAATTTCGCCCTGTAACCAGTTGTCTGTACCTTCAAAAATGGCGATTAGTTCGTCTAAGTGTGCTAAGTTTTTTGTAATTTTATTTCTATCTACGAAATACATAGATAAAGCCTCCATTCAGTCAAATAAAGTTGATAGTGTTTTCCTATATATAGTACCATATTCTTTAGATATGGAAGGGGTTCAAAACAAAATGGAACGATTTTTCTTATATGATGATGTAGAAGATACAAAAACGCGCTTTGTGAGTTTCGCAGGAAAAACACAGCGCTATGATTTAGCGATTCTACAAAGCAGCCGATTTTTCGGTAAAGTGCTTGTGCTCGATATTCAATTCAATCGCTTTGCCATCCTTGGTTCAGATGACATTGAAGAACCAGGCTACTTAGAACACGCCTATAGCCGCACAGAAGCAGAAACAGAAGATTTACGTGAATATTTACGCGAGTTATTAAGTTAAAAAAACGAGGGAGCATATCATATGCCTCCTCGTTTTTTGTTAATCCATTTGTTGTTCTACTGCTGTTTCTTCTAGTACCGGCGCTTCCACTGTAGCCTCTACTGCTACGATTTCTGGTGCACGCCCTGTTTTTTGCACGATGAAATACGCACAGCCAAAATTACAATACTCGTATAAATAATCTTGAACCGTACTAATTTTCGTATCAAATGTAGATTTCTGATTTTTGTCATCAAAAAATCCTTTTAAACGTAGTTGACCGTAACCCCAGTCCCCAACGATATAATCATATTTTGTTAAAATATCTGAATAACGTGCACTAAATGCCTCTTGTTGGAAGCCTTCACGCACATTTTCAATGATTTCATACGCATAGCCTTCTGCAATAATCAAATTGGACACCACCTATCTTACATTCCATGTTATAGAACATTTCCCTCGAAAGCAATATCGACCTTAAATTTCTAGTTTGTGATTTGCCGCAGCGTTTACTTGCTCATCGGCATGGTAGCTACTACGCACAAGTGGACCAGCCTCACAATGACTAAAGCCTTTTTCCATCGCAATTTTACGCATTTTCCCGAACTCTATTGGTGAATAGTACTTCTTAACGGGTAAGTGCTTTTTCGTTGGCTGTAAGTATTGACCAATTGTCATAATGTCGACGTTGTTTGCACGTAAATCATCCATAACCTCATAAATTTCTTCTAGTGTTTCCCCTAAGCCAATCATTAACGATGATTTCGTTGGGATATTTGGCTCCATTTCCTTCGCGCGGCGTAAAAACGCTAATGAGCGGTCATACGTCGCTTTTGCACGTACACGCGGTGTGAGACTGCGCACCGTTTCGATATTATGGTTTAAAATGTCCGGCTTTGCGTCCATTAAAAGGCGTAAACTTTCCTCGCGCCCTGTTAAATCAGACGGCAATACTTCAATCGATGTTAATGGGCTTTTACGACGAATGGCGCGTACCGTTTCGGCGAGTACTTCCGCGCCTCCATCTTTTAAATCATCACGCGCAACCATCGTAATGACAACATGTTTTAAATTCATTAATGCAACCGAATCTGCTACACGTTCTGGCTCTGCTAAATCCAGCTCATTCGGCAAACCGGTTTTCACCGCGCAAAAACGACAGGCACGTGTACAAATGGAGCCTAATATCATCATAGTTGCAGTTCGACGTTCTCCCCAGCATTCATGAATATTTGGACAACGTGCTTCCTCACATACTGTATTTAGGTTTTTTTCACGCATTAATTTTTTCAGCGCTTTGTACTCATCATTCGTATTTAGCTTAATTTTTAGCCATTCTGGTTTTCGTAAATATTCTTCTTTTGAATTAGTTGGTTTACAAGATGTCATGTATTCTTCTCCTTTTCACTCAACCATTTTTACGTTATTTCTGTTGTCAATGTACCATATTCCGTCATTTACAACAACTGACTTTTCTTGCAAGTCCAACAATTCCGATAGTTCGGTGTTCCGTTATCGATCATAAGGAATTGGTACTTCTATCGATGGCTGCGTTCCTTCCCCTGCACTATAAATATGGGGTACCGTTCCTCTTACTAACCCCATGGCAACGGGAATTTTTTGATTAACCGTCGC
The sequence above is a segment of the Solibacillus sp. FSL H8-0523 genome. Coding sequences within it:
- a CDS encoding DUF2225 domain-containing protein, yielding MEISPFYEKSVDCIHCKKSFPTLKVRSKSIKIEHTDTDFQPIYADQHVNALYYNVFVCQHCGFSFTEDFNKYFAPGVKEQLDAQICNKWVPHNFKTERSIFDAIQAYKLAFLCATIKKEKYVITSGLALRLAWLYRSLNNEGQEKRFLKIARDHYMETFSNGDYSSTQMSDVRVMYMIAELSRRLEDYENATRFFSRVIESQRVGGGEGKLVDMAKEQWELVREAREQLANS
- a CDS encoding YuzD family protein; translation: MSTKAPVIEVFGADIMCASCVNAPSSKDTYEWLQAAISRKYPDQAFSIRYIDIEGAIENERDQDFANRIQEDEFFYPLVLINDEVVGEGYVQIKPVFAALENAGFTSIDE
- a CDS encoding NAD(P)/FAD-dependent oxidoreductase, translating into MQKLVLLGGGFGNMRVLLRILPNLPADVEVTLVDRTAFHSIKTEFYALAAGTSTDKEVRVDFPEHDRLKRVYGEIVRIDREDKKVYLEDDTALDYDQLVVGLGCVDKYHGVPGADEFTMSIQTIGKARQTFERVCGLAPGATVAIIGAGLSGIELASELRESRSDLNIKLFDRSNRILRDFPEKLSEYIKKWFEKNNVEVIPNSNITRVEEGHLHNHDEIIDADVIVWTAGVQPVQIVRELDVEKDKFNRPIITDHYHVVGDEDVYVIGDCASSHLPPTAQLAEEQAERVVKVLKMRWKGETLPEKLSEIKMKGFMGSLGKKQGFVNLGDTTVTGRIARLMKSGYMWYYKKQNEN
- a CDS encoding YuzB family protein, producing MFNMAEFCITNLANGAQKTYEALEKDPDFDVLEYGCMSYCTKCANGFIAVVNGEVIEADTPDELTKAIYQYIEENPMW
- a CDS encoding TIGR01457 family HAD-type hydrolase, which encodes MYKAYCFDLDGTIYRGKAGIESAAQFVHELQAQGVEPFYLTNNSSKTRETLQQMLQDIGITAPLTHIYSSSLATAKYVASRSKDKRVNVVGEQGIRTALVEEGLTITDEQADILVMGIDRDMTYAKLAKASSYVQNGAELIGTNGDIKFPYEDGFAPGNGSFVNLVANVAGVKPIFVGKPSPVMLQIVADEHGFTKNEMVMVGDNYDTDILCGINFGCDTIHVNTGVTPTELVKQKEKLPTYCVENLLELNK
- a CDS encoding DUF86 domain-containing protein: MYFVDRNKITKNLAHLDELIAIFEGTDNWLQGEIHTLALQRIGHNMMEAMMDVGNLVIDGFIMRDPGSYEDIIDIFVDEKVITPEMDAPLKAVVGLRKMIVREFIAVDNDEILNVLTKNLPTLKQFSGKVHDYLTNELGPVSAFLPEDK
- a CDS encoding DUF3055 domain-containing protein, coding for MERFFLYDDVEDTKTRFVSFAGKTQRYDLAILQSSRFFGKVLVLDIQFNRFAILGSDDIEEPGYLEHAYSRTEAETEDLREYLRELLS
- a CDS encoding YutD family protein; this translates as MIIAEGYAYEIIENVREGFQQEAFSARYSDILTKYDYIVGDWGYGQLRLKGFFDDKNQKSTFDTKISTVQDYLYEYCNFGCAYFIVQKTGRAPEIVAVEATVEAPVLEETAVEQQMD
- the lipA gene encoding lipoyl synthase — encoded protein: MTSCKPTNSKEEYLRKPEWLKIKLNTNDEYKALKKLMREKNLNTVCEEARCPNIHECWGERRTATMMILGSICTRACRFCAVKTGLPNELDLAEPERVADSVALMNLKHVVITMVARDDLKDGGAEVLAETVRAIRRKSPLTSIEVLPSDLTGREESLRLLMDAKPDILNHNIETVRSLTPRVRAKATYDRSLAFLRRAKEMEPNIPTKSSLMIGLGETLEEIYEVMDDLRANNVDIMTIGQYLQPTKKHLPVKKYYSPIEFGKMRKIAMEKGFSHCEAGPLVRSSYHADEQVNAAANHKLEI